One window of the Pseudomonas lurida genome contains the following:
- a CDS encoding alpha/beta fold hydrolase, translated as MPVAVIDGQPLHYVDQGCGPVVLLGSSYLWGADMWAPQIEALSQQYRVIVPELWGHGESGPLPAQTHALDDLARQALALLDQLDIPQINLVGLSVGGMWGARLALLAPQRINSLVLMDTYLGAEPEATRQYYFSLFKMIEDAGAIPEPLLDVVAPIFFRPDIDRESALYQDFRSQLQGYSKERLLHSIVPLGRLIFSREDVLEQLPRLDADTTLVMCGEQDKPRPPVESEEMAGLIGCSVILIPQAGHISARENPDFVNEALLTFLANNA; from the coding sequence ATGCCTGTCGCCGTCATTGATGGACAACCGCTGCACTACGTCGACCAGGGCTGCGGCCCCGTCGTCCTGCTGGGTTCAAGCTACCTGTGGGGCGCCGATATGTGGGCGCCGCAGATCGAAGCCCTGTCGCAACAGTACCGCGTCATCGTTCCCGAACTGTGGGGCCATGGCGAATCCGGTCCGTTGCCCGCGCAAACGCACGCCCTCGACGACCTGGCGCGCCAGGCCCTGGCCTTGCTGGACCAGTTGGATATCCCCCAGATCAACCTGGTGGGGCTCTCCGTGGGTGGCATGTGGGGCGCACGCCTGGCGTTGCTGGCACCGCAGCGGATCAACAGCCTGGTACTGATGGACACTTACCTGGGTGCCGAGCCCGAGGCCACGCGCCAGTACTATTTCTCGCTGTTCAAGATGATCGAAGACGCCGGCGCCATCCCCGAGCCCTTGCTGGATGTGGTCGCACCGATTTTCTTCCGCCCGGATATCGACCGAGAATCAGCGCTGTACCAGGATTTTCGCTCGCAATTGCAGGGCTATTCCAAAGAGCGCCTGCTGCACAGCATCGTGCCCCTGGGTCGGTTGATCTTCAGTCGCGAGGATGTGCTGGAGCAATTGCCACGCCTGGACGCCGACACCACGCTGGTGATGTGCGGCGAACAAGACAAACCGCGCCCGCCCGTCGAATCAGAGGAAATGGCCGGCCTGATTGGCTGCAGCGTGATCCTGATCCCGCAAGCGGGCCATATCAGCGCAAGGGAAAACCCGGACTTCGTCAACGAAGCGCTGCTGACCTTCCTCGCCAACAACGCCTGA
- a CDS encoding helix-turn-helix transcriptional regulator, whose amino-acid sequence MSLDLHNLAWHRSAGTLIMQLNRPAFWGSLVRVLKEYVQIDNWVVLIFSDQQVRVISMTEVADAEEVDALIQRYLKGLYLLDPFYIANRENPQSGFFHLSDIAPEHFLTTEYYHQYFAQYVSVDEVQYNVQLDADRTLCISLGSNVRYSPQQITMLDIIKPWVMALMHQRMCFESDAEKSQAEPPPWSEAIAQLGALITAREKDVLRLLLSGFSNKEIAGKLKLSTETIKVHRRNLYNKLSIKSQSELFARFFMHGQDALATH is encoded by the coding sequence ATGTCGCTCGACCTTCATAACCTCGCCTGGCACCGGTCGGCCGGGACGCTGATCATGCAGCTGAACCGCCCAGCCTTCTGGGGCTCACTGGTCCGCGTGTTAAAGGAATATGTCCAGATCGACAACTGGGTCGTGCTGATCTTCAGTGATCAGCAGGTACGGGTCATCAGCATGACCGAAGTCGCCGATGCGGAAGAAGTGGACGCCCTGATCCAGCGCTATTTAAAAGGTCTGTACCTGCTCGACCCGTTCTACATTGCCAACCGGGAAAACCCGCAGAGTGGTTTTTTTCACCTGTCCGACATTGCGCCGGAGCACTTCCTGACCACCGAGTATTACCACCAGTATTTCGCCCAGTACGTCAGCGTGGATGAGGTGCAATACAACGTACAACTCGACGCCGACAGGACGCTGTGTATTTCATTGGGCAGCAACGTGCGGTACAGCCCGCAGCAGATCACGATGCTGGACATCATCAAGCCTTGGGTGATGGCATTGATGCATCAACGCATGTGCTTTGAAAGTGACGCGGAAAAAAGCCAGGCCGAGCCGCCGCCATGGTCAGAAGCGATCGCGCAACTCGGCGCACTCATCACAGCGCGTGAAAAAGATGTGCTCAGGCTGCTATTAAGTGGTTTTTCCAACAAAGAGATCGCCGGCAAATTGAAACTGTCGACAGAGACCATAAAAGTCCACCGTCGCAACCTCTACAACAAACTGAGCATCAAGTCTCAATCCGAGTTGTTTGCGCGGTTTTTCATGCACGGGCAGGACGCCCTGGCAACGCATTAA
- a CDS encoding polyamine ABC transporter substrate-binding protein, translated as MSQPHLRAIFMSALICLCASAPASAAESRVNLYNWFGLIAPETPKEFQQKTGTRMHIDAFDSAEIMQSKLMAGRTGYDVVVATSNVLPSLIQAGVLAPLDRSQLSNFSHIDPEMLALLEANDPGNRYAVPYLWGTTGIGYDVDKVKAALGDDAPVDSWDLIFKEENISKLKSCGVAMLDSPSEIISIALNYLGLPSNSQNPEDYQKAQALLLKIRPYVLYFDSSRTDADFADGNICVVVGWANGALMAQTINEKNNTGRKIAYSLPREGGLVWSENFVLLKDAPHARQGLAFINYMLDPQVIAKSSNHTLYPNANKDATALVEQKLRDNPWIYPSKETIATLVPLEPLPLKLERIRTRVWTKVKSGT; from the coding sequence ATGAGTCAACCCCATTTGCGCGCCATTTTTATGTCCGCGTTAATCTGCCTGTGTGCCAGTGCGCCGGCTTCGGCGGCCGAGTCACGGGTCAACCTGTACAACTGGTTCGGCCTGATCGCGCCGGAAACGCCAAAGGAATTTCAGCAGAAGACCGGTACGCGGATGCATATCGATGCCTTCGACAGTGCCGAGATCATGCAGAGCAAGCTCATGGCCGGGCGCACTGGGTATGACGTCGTCGTTGCCACCTCGAATGTCTTGCCAAGCCTGATCCAGGCAGGCGTACTTGCGCCGCTGGACCGCTCTCAACTGAGTAATTTCTCACACATCGATCCGGAGATGCTGGCGCTGCTTGAAGCCAATGACCCGGGTAACCGTTACGCCGTCCCCTACTTGTGGGGCACCACCGGCATTGGTTATGACGTGGATAAGGTCAAGGCCGCCCTGGGTGACGATGCCCCGGTGGACAGCTGGGACTTGATCTTCAAGGAAGAGAACATCAGCAAGCTCAAGTCGTGTGGCGTGGCGATGCTCGACTCCCCAAGTGAAATCATTTCGATTGCCTTGAATTACCTCGGGCTGCCGAGCAACAGCCAGAACCCTGAGGATTACCAGAAAGCCCAGGCGCTGCTGCTGAAGATCCGCCCTTACGTGCTCTACTTCGATTCATCCCGAACGGACGCCGACTTTGCCGATGGCAATATCTGTGTGGTGGTGGGCTGGGCGAACGGGGCGCTGATGGCGCAAACCATCAATGAGAAAAATAACACCGGCCGCAAAATCGCCTACAGCTTGCCTCGCGAAGGTGGGCTGGTGTGGTCGGAAAACTTTGTGCTGCTCAAGGATGCGCCGCATGCCCGCCAAGGTCTGGCGTTTATCAACTACATGCTGGACCCGCAAGTGATTGCCAAGAGCTCCAACCACACGCTGTACCCCAACGCCAACAAGGATGCCACCGCGTTGGTCGAGCAGAAGCTGCGCGACAACCCCTGGATTTATCCGTCCAAAGAGACGATTGCCACCTTGGTTCCCCTTGAACCGCTGCCCTTGAAGTTGGAGCGAATCCGTACGCGGGTGTGGACCAAGGTGAAGAGTGGGACCTGA
- a CDS encoding MocR-like pyridoxine biosynthesis transcription factor PdxR produces the protein MVQMRKWRPLLNLDDSGSQASYRKIAEGLVTAILDGRLPPGTLLPGTREMAQLLDVNRKTVILAYEEALTKGWLVSEPRRGTFVNAQLTPKQLPSRAQPSFAPPILAQAVVPYFAQNAQVTALQHRHGALFFDNGTSDHRLLPQAVLHRYYRNALRSSFASNSVRYGSEATGYHLRCALAEMLRNNRGLRVSAENICLTQGTQMSLYLTASLLLKPGDVVLVERLSYPPAWEIFRKLGAQLVTVDLDEEGCRTDQIDRLCRAHKVRMIYLTPHHQFPTTVSLHAARRQQLLALAAQHDFCIIEEDYDHEYHFNGRPYLPLASDRSQRHVIYVGSLSKALGSTFRCSYVVAPTDVIETLHINAALMLGDADAIAQKMLADLINDGELKKHLRRVSKEYRARREALQTCLHEAFGERISVREPEGGLALWVRFEDQINVDQTVASALDHGLVVRSGRQFSPLDQPENALRLGFASLNQEEIREATLRLAKAANVRTYKNADHH, from the coding sequence ATGGTCCAGATGCGTAAATGGCGTCCGCTGCTCAACCTCGACGACAGTGGCAGCCAGGCGTCCTACCGCAAGATTGCCGAAGGCCTGGTGACCGCGATCCTTGACGGCCGATTGCCGCCTGGCACCTTGCTGCCGGGCACGCGGGAAATGGCGCAGTTGCTCGACGTCAACCGCAAGACCGTGATCCTGGCCTACGAAGAAGCCCTGACCAAAGGCTGGCTGGTCAGCGAGCCGCGACGCGGGACCTTCGTCAATGCGCAGTTGACGCCCAAGCAATTGCCGAGTCGCGCGCAGCCGTCCTTCGCACCGCCCATCCTGGCGCAGGCGGTCGTCCCGTATTTCGCCCAGAACGCCCAGGTGACGGCACTGCAGCATCGACATGGCGCGCTGTTTTTCGATAACGGCACCAGCGACCACCGCTTGCTGCCCCAAGCCGTCCTGCATCGCTACTACCGCAATGCCCTGCGCAGCAGTTTCGCCTCGAACTCCGTGCGCTACGGCAGTGAGGCCACCGGCTACCATTTGCGCTGTGCCCTGGCCGAGATGCTGCGCAACAACAGGGGGCTGAGGGTCAGCGCCGAGAATATCTGCCTGACCCAAGGCACCCAGATGTCGCTTTACCTGACAGCCAGCCTGCTGCTGAAACCCGGCGACGTGGTGCTGGTGGAGCGGCTGAGCTACCCGCCGGCCTGGGAAATTTTCCGCAAACTGGGCGCGCAACTGGTCACGGTGGACCTGGACGAAGAAGGCTGTCGCACGGACCAGATCGATCGCCTGTGCCGTGCACATAAGGTGCGGATGATCTATCTCACGCCACACCACCAATTCCCCACCACCGTGAGCTTGCACGCGGCGCGGCGGCAACAGCTATTGGCCTTGGCGGCGCAGCATGACTTCTGCATCATCGAAGAAGACTACGACCACGAGTATCACTTCAACGGGCGGCCCTACCTGCCCCTGGCCAGCGACCGCTCGCAGCGTCATGTGATCTATGTCGGTTCGTTATCCAAGGCCCTCGGCTCGACGTTTCGCTGCAGCTATGTGGTTGCACCTACTGATGTGATTGAAACCTTGCACATCAACGCCGCACTGATGCTGGGCGATGCCGATGCGATCGCGCAGAAGATGCTCGCGGACCTGATCAATGATGGCGAATTGAAGAAGCATCTGCGCCGTGTTTCCAAGGAATACCGCGCCCGCCGCGAAGCCTTGCAGACCTGCCTGCACGAGGCCTTCGGCGAGCGGATCAGTGTGCGGGAACCGGAAGGCGGGCTGGCGCTGTGGGTGCGGTTCGAAGATCAGATAAACGTCGATCAGACGGTGGCAAGCGCCCTGGACCATGGGCTGGTGGTACGCAGTGGCAGGCAGTTTTCGCCACTGGACCAGCCGGAAAATGCACTGCGCCTGGGCTTCGCGTCACTCAATCAGGAAGAAATCCGTGAGGCCACGTTGCGTCTGGCCAAGGCAGCCAATGTGCGCACCTACAAAAATGCCGATCATCACTGA
- a CDS encoding M24 family metallopeptidase: MNTRHVIELSPSGKTVEAGDELLLDAMLANGLFVPFSCRRGACGSCKVVVAEGEYRAKHLAPDAPAPCYPLAANEMLLCQSHACGDMRLEIPGWSLDTPTLVVEAQVVSKRAVAPDIIELVVMPDRPLAVRAGQYLKVRLVDGDSRCFSIANLPAEDDGRLVFQIRRVSGGLFSEAILDDLDAGDVLQLEGPFGACTWQDNDAASVVLFATGTGYAGIKPILLTALKRDIDVTLYWGGAQPADFYDHAFLDKSVIDHPRFHWHPVLASQGRVQEVALSHGHHWETVQLYACGNGAMISQVRTECLASGLPSHRFVAEAFVPSGRSSAETTPRLLHPVWEKVGPRYSLDGMLAAREQSIRALAAIASRLRVGMTTGEALDMAAEQLQAMGASHTWHPTYIRFGDDTVRPPREGIDRQRRLRATDIAVVDLGPVWDGYEGDYGDTFVFGDSPLHLACRTALHAVFDETREAWLRGLTGRELYDFAEQSAESKGWRLARNLAGHRLADFPHALFENKELADLEIPPSEMAWVLEIQLCHPTEPVGGFFEDMLMLQA; the protein is encoded by the coding sequence ATGAATACACGTCATGTCATCGAACTGTCCCCCTCGGGGAAAACCGTTGAGGCCGGTGACGAGCTGTTGCTGGATGCGATGCTCGCCAATGGCCTGTTCGTGCCGTTCTCCTGCCGGCGCGGTGCCTGTGGATCGTGCAAGGTGGTGGTTGCAGAGGGGGAGTACCGGGCCAAACACCTGGCGCCGGATGCCCCCGCGCCGTGCTATCCGTTGGCGGCCAATGAAATGCTGTTGTGCCAGAGCCATGCCTGCGGCGACATGCGCCTGGAAATTCCCGGCTGGTCATTGGACACGCCTACGTTGGTGGTCGAGGCACAGGTTGTGAGTAAACGCGCGGTGGCACCCGACATCATTGAGCTGGTGGTGATGCCGGACAGGCCGTTGGCAGTGCGGGCTGGCCAATACCTCAAGGTCCGTCTGGTCGATGGCGACTCGCGGTGTTTCTCCATCGCCAACCTGCCGGCTGAAGACGACGGCCGCCTGGTTTTTCAGATTCGACGGGTGAGCGGCGGGCTGTTTTCCGAGGCAATCCTGGACGACCTTGATGCGGGCGACGTGTTGCAACTGGAAGGGCCTTTTGGTGCCTGCACCTGGCAGGACAATGACGCTGCGTCTGTGGTCTTGTTCGCCACCGGCACCGGCTACGCCGGCATCAAGCCGATCCTGCTGACCGCCTTGAAGCGTGATATCGACGTGACGTTGTACTGGGGAGGCGCGCAGCCGGCAGATTTCTACGACCACGCGTTCCTGGACAAATCGGTCATCGACCACCCGCGTTTTCACTGGCACCCGGTGCTCGCTTCGCAGGGGCGGGTGCAGGAAGTCGCGCTGAGCCACGGGCATCACTGGGAAACGGTCCAGCTGTATGCGTGCGGTAACGGCGCAATGATCAGCCAGGTGCGTACGGAGTGCCTTGCATCGGGCTTGCCCAGCCATCGGTTTGTCGCCGAAGCCTTTGTGCCCAGCGGCCGCTCAAGCGCTGAAACGACGCCAAGGCTGCTGCACCCGGTCTGGGAAAAAGTCGGCCCGCGCTACTCTCTCGACGGCATGCTGGCGGCGCGCGAACAGTCCATACGTGCCCTGGCGGCGATTGCCAGCCGACTGCGGGTGGGCATGACCACCGGCGAAGCCCTCGACATGGCCGCCGAACAACTGCAGGCCATGGGCGCATCCCACACGTGGCACCCCACCTATATCCGCTTTGGCGACGACACGGTCCGGCCACCCCGTGAAGGGATTGACCGCCAGCGCAGGCTGCGCGCCACCGATATCGCCGTGGTAGACCTGGGCCCGGTGTGGGACGGCTATGAAGGCGATTATGGCGATACCTTTGTGTTCGGTGACTCACCGTTGCACCTCGCGTGCAGAACCGCACTGCACGCCGTGTTCGACGAAACCCGCGAAGCCTGGTTGCGCGGCCTTACCGGTCGTGAACTCTATGACTTTGCCGAGCAAAGCGCGGAGTCAAAAGGCTGGAGGCTGGCGCGCAACCTCGCCGGCCATCGCCTCGCGGATTTCCCCCACGCGTTGTTCGAGAACAAGGAGCTGGCCGACCTGGAGATCCCCCCGAGCGAAATGGCCTGGGTCCTGGAAATCCAGCTGTGCCATCCCACCGAACCGGTCGGTGGTTTTTTCGAGGATATGTTGATGCTGCAAGCGTGA
- a CDS encoding dipeptidase, whose amino-acid sequence MHFPLKQLAAATLFAASLSAITSSAFANITPDQSTAILKSFNETSVTDFRGFLSAVAKGDLGKTGDVGPAIKTFLDNKTLSADQQNEINRLLGLYTRVKYGKAATETLRELVEIPTFNVDGLPQYKNPEFLKIAGKIQDLAKAFDLNFRNIDNRVYEISLQGSGDEVVGIHAHADVVPVTPENWVLKDGTKLDPFKVTLIGDRMYGRGTEDDKNGIVVAMYAMKVIKEEKLPLARTFKLLVDTTEETSGDAIPYYFEKNPTPPYNLALDGGYPVVIAEKGYGTVMATFPRRQGEGKGAEIIAMTGGMATNQIPSASVATFVSDKPAELAASLQKAGTEYAKRNGGDFEVAAKVDGKDVKLTVTGVSAHSSEPESGVNPVSRMLELIHSVDGKIALKHNHITDAARYASDNWGLDYLGGKLGVGFSDEFMGPLTTSLTFVGLDDNAFKLAVNLRVPKGKSPEKLKAEIADKLSAWDKKSKVKVDFTYSVAEPMYRNPEGEWVKALLAVSTENLGMEHKFGTSAGATSVHELPNGVQFGLARPEVKYTGHTDNEFKTVDQFLLDLQIVTEMMGRIGQLPKL is encoded by the coding sequence ATGCACTTTCCACTCAAGCAACTGGCGGCGGCCACCCTGTTCGCGGCGAGCCTCTCGGCCATCACCAGCTCCGCCTTCGCCAACATCACCCCTGACCAGAGCACGGCGATTCTCAAGAGTTTCAACGAAACGTCTGTCACCGATTTTCGTGGTTTCCTCAGTGCCGTGGCCAAGGGCGACCTGGGCAAGACCGGCGATGTCGGCCCGGCGATCAAGACCTTCCTCGACAACAAAACCCTGAGCGCCGACCAACAGAACGAAATCAATCGTCTGCTCGGCCTCTACACGCGGGTGAAATACGGCAAGGCCGCCACCGAAACCCTGCGCGAGCTGGTGGAAATCCCGACCTTTAACGTCGACGGTTTGCCCCAGTACAAAAACCCGGAATTCCTCAAGATCGCCGGGAAGATCCAGGACCTGGCCAAGGCCTTTGACCTGAACTTTCGCAACATCGACAACCGCGTCTACGAAATCTCCCTGCAAGGCAGCGGCGATGAAGTGGTCGGCATCCACGCCCACGCCGATGTGGTGCCGGTAACGCCGGAAAACTGGGTGCTGAAAGATGGCACCAAGCTCGATCCGTTCAAGGTCACGCTGATCGGCGACCGCATGTACGGCCGTGGCACCGAGGATGACAAGAACGGCATCGTGGTAGCCATGTACGCCATGAAAGTGATCAAGGAAGAGAAGCTGCCGCTGGCGCGCACCTTCAAGCTGCTGGTGGACACCACCGAAGAAACCTCCGGCGACGCGATCCCTTACTACTTCGAAAAAAATCCGACCCCGCCGTACAACCTGGCGCTGGATGGCGGCTACCCGGTGGTGATTGCCGAGAAAGGCTACGGCACAGTGATGGCGACGTTCCCACGCCGCCAGGGTGAAGGCAAAGGCGCGGAAATCATCGCAATGACCGGCGGCATGGCCACCAATCAGATTCCGTCGGCGTCGGTGGCTACTTTTGTCAGCGACAAACCTGCCGAATTGGCCGCCAGCCTGCAAAAAGCCGGCACTGAATACGCCAAGCGCAACGGTGGTGATTTTGAAGTGGCCGCCAAGGTCGATGGCAAAGACGTCAAGCTGACCGTCACCGGCGTGTCCGCTCACTCGTCCGAGCCAGAATCCGGGGTTAACCCGGTATCGCGCATGCTGGAGCTGATCCACAGCGTCGACGGCAAGATCGCCCTCAAGCACAACCACATCACCGACGCTGCGCGTTATGCGTCCGACAACTGGGGCCTGGATTACCTGGGCGGCAAGTTGGGCGTGGGCTTCTCCGATGAATTCATGGGCCCGCTGACCACGTCGCTGACTTTTGTCGGCCTGGATGACAACGCCTTCAAGCTGGCGGTGAACCTGCGCGTGCCGAAGGGCAAGTCGCCGGAGAAACTCAAGGCCGAGATCGCCGACAAGCTGAGCGCCTGGGACAAGAAATCCAAGGTCAAGGTGGACTTCACCTACTCGGTGGCCGAGCCAATGTACCGTAACCCGGAAGGCGAATGGGTCAAGGCCCTGCTCGCGGTGTCCACGGAAAACCTGGGCATGGAGCACAAGTTCGGTACCTCGGCCGGCGCCACCTCCGTGCATGAACTGCCCAACGGCGTGCAATTCGGCCTGGCGCGCCCGGAAGTGAAATACACCGGGCACACCGACAACGAGTTCAAGACCGTCGACCAGTTCCTGCTCGACCTGCAGATCGTGACTGAAATGATGGGCCGTATCGGCCAACTGCCGAAGCTCTGA
- a CDS encoding phospholipase D-like domain-containing protein: protein MSVSLKLRVAGLAGVLISPLAQADFSIPGFELVHTVPVDTALGTDDLRQPGPVWSELFDGAKRRIDIGQFYAADHPGSVMDHVIERLEAAGKRGVKIRFLLEEKGLKLSEPATLERLRAIPNLTFRVLPYARVSGGIIHAKYMVVDGKQAFIGSQNFDWRSLEHIHETGLRISDAAVVGQVQAVFEQDWNAQQALTDNQPVPLPAASQEPPRTGNYLVASPHRYNPPGVGDSQLELPRLLGEAKQEVRVQLLDYAPLSYGPDKTRPYYAVIDNAVRAAAARGVSVKLMVSNWNTDKRELPYLKSLAVLPNVQIKIVTLPQAKQGFIPYARVIHSKTMEIDGQVAWIGTSNWLGGYLDNSRNLEVVMHSEAMAKRVGQLHQQLWDGPYARALNVTEEYPEPHPGQH, encoded by the coding sequence ATGTCCGTTTCCTTGAAGTTGCGTGTTGCAGGCCTGGCTGGCGTGCTGATAAGTCCGCTGGCCCAGGCGGACTTTTCGATTCCAGGGTTTGAGCTGGTGCACACGGTGCCGGTGGATACCGCCCTCGGCACAGACGACTTGCGCCAGCCCGGCCCGGTATGGAGCGAACTCTTCGACGGTGCCAAGCGCCGCATTGATATTGGCCAGTTCTACGCCGCCGACCACCCGGGCTCGGTGATGGACCACGTGATCGAACGCCTGGAAGCCGCCGGCAAACGCGGTGTGAAGATTCGCTTTCTGCTGGAAGAAAAGGGTTTGAAGCTGTCGGAACCGGCCACGCTTGAGCGCTTGCGCGCGATCCCCAACCTGACCTTTCGCGTATTGCCCTACGCCCGTGTGAGCGGTGGCATCATCCACGCCAAATACATGGTGGTGGATGGCAAGCAGGCATTTATCGGCAGTCAGAACTTCGATTGGCGCTCGCTGGAACATATTCACGAAACCGGGTTGCGTATCAGTGATGCAGCCGTGGTGGGCCAGGTGCAGGCGGTCTTCGAGCAAGACTGGAACGCCCAGCAAGCGCTGACCGACAACCAACCGGTGCCGCTGCCTGCCGCGAGCCAGGAGCCACCGCGCACCGGCAACTACCTGGTCGCCAGTCCGCACCGCTACAACCCGCCAGGCGTCGGCGATTCACAGCTGGAACTGCCACGGTTGCTGGGCGAAGCCAAACAGGAAGTGCGTGTGCAACTGCTGGATTACGCGCCGCTTTCCTACGGCCCGGACAAGACCCGTCCGTACTACGCGGTGATCGACAACGCCGTGCGCGCCGCAGCGGCGCGTGGGGTGTCGGTCAAGCTGATGGTGTCCAACTGGAACACCGACAAGCGGGAGCTGCCCTACCTCAAGAGCCTGGCGGTGCTGCCTAACGTCCAAATCAAAATCGTCACTCTGCCGCAAGCCAAGCAAGGGTTTATCCCCTACGCGCGGGTGATCCACAGCAAGACCATGGAGATCGACGGGCAGGTCGCCTGGATCGGCACCAGCAATTGGCTGGGTGGGTACCTGGATAATTCGCGCAACCTGGAAGTGGTCATGCACAGCGAAGCGATGGCCAAACGTGTCGGGCAATTGCATCAGCAATTGTGGGATGGCCCCTACGCTAGAGCCTTGAACGTGACCGAAGAGTACCCAGAACCGCATCCTGGCCAGCATTGA
- a CDS encoding MotA/TolQ/ExbB proton channel family protein — translation MDMNLLHDITFYVMYAAMAIAIFITIERGIYFAYVRRQARALTDVLGAHVHSERDLPQDLKRRDSLPLNMVLPVLAQKASQGSRKDLDDVIETQYLTTRAPLARSLWIIETITTAAPLLGLLGTILGIIDTFKALATAGVSDPGQISGGIGTALFATGLGIAIALFCVVFHNFFQDSLERINDQLKILLIRAATGARVQSEVPHLVPTPLHSRTA, via the coding sequence ATGGACATGAACCTGCTCCACGACATCACCTTTTATGTGATGTATGCCGCGATGGCCATCGCCATCTTTATCACCATCGAGCGCGGTATCTACTTCGCCTACGTACGCCGCCAGGCCCGAGCGCTGACCGACGTGCTCGGCGCCCACGTGCACAGCGAGCGCGACTTGCCGCAAGACCTGAAACGCCGCGACAGCCTACCGCTGAACATGGTGTTGCCGGTCCTGGCACAGAAAGCGTCGCAGGGGTCGCGCAAAGACCTGGATGACGTCATCGAAACCCAGTACCTGACCACCCGCGCACCGCTGGCACGCAGCCTGTGGATCATCGAGACCATCACCACTGCCGCCCCGCTATTGGGCTTGCTGGGCACCATTCTCGGCATCATCGACACGTTCAAGGCGCTGGCCACGGCGGGTGTGTCCGATCCAGGGCAGATCTCCGGTGGCATCGGCACGGCACTGTTTGCCACCGGCCTGGGGATCGCCATCGCGCTGTTCTGCGTGGTGTTCCATAACTTCTTCCAGGACAGCCTGGAGCGCATCAACGACCAGCTGAAGATCCTGCTGATCCGCGCCGCCACCGGCGCGCGCGTGCAGAGTGAAGTACCACACCTGGTGCCAACGCCCTTGCACAGCCGCACGGCGTAG